From one Anabas testudineus chromosome 21, fAnaTes1.2, whole genome shotgun sequence genomic stretch:
- the LOC113173059 gene encoding alpha-1,6-mannosylglycoprotein 6-beta-N-acetylglucosaminyltransferase A-like isoform X2 yields the protein MKKLKHAPQRTVYVLLGIGFIWCLTYFVLSNTDQKGISVTLHNKLRQHGKERVETNRAEVSSLFPLKDYKEELQALQIKMEAEKEKGRMRDEMIKELRSDKLRLQEQVVHLEELLKLKAEKDVQSDEQIKEDENCPLPPMDKYPDCKEKLKWMKNMWMSDSCYSTYGVNGSLCSFLIYLSEVESWCPVLPGRAVTSGRAEDSKGESEQAVVRTSLKSLYSSLENRAPFRWIYQRIQSMEEVWVEAGRSLSAKYNITHRKAKRILVHPGAVTDEAGLKIAYTAFNGGPLGELVQWSDLISTIYILGHHLHLSASISDLKGILGVNTGSCPPHQSAVEANLIYTDIIGLRQIQSVLQTSWIKYKCMIRVLDSFGTEPDFNHAAWAQKHNLKSPFGGFNLIPMQFYTMFPHTPDNTFLGFVVQHQLSSEETQQLKAVKRQNQALVYGKSAKFWEGKWAYLDTIHKYMEIHGTVDGSAQIPNYVKNHGIVTGTEVQALLRQSKVFVGLSFPYEGPAPLEALANGCVFLNPRLHPPQSSLNSEFFSRKPNIREVTSQHPYAEAIREPYVWMVDMHNSTDVERVLTAILNQSIEPYIPYEFTCEGMLQRVNILIEKQEFCHSTGRWPPPSALQVVKAEVGTSCKEACQRAGLICEPAFFPELNSLKNISHYGVDCQTSEFSDSHVVLPAYNIQKHCLFQSDPLLFSCVRSDESLIRICPCRDYIKDQIALCKACI from the exons ATGAAAAAACTGAAGCACGCCCCGCAGAGGACTGTGTATGTGCTGCTGGGTATTGGCTTCATCTGGTGTCTGACATATTTTGTCCTG AGCAACACTGACCAGAAGGGCATAAGTGTGACCCTTCACAACAAACTGAGGCAGCATGGCAAAGAGAGGGTAGAAACAAACAGGGCTGAAG tctccTCTCTATTTCCTTTGAAGGACTACAAAGAAGAACTACAGGCACTCCAGATTAAAATGGaggctgagaaagagaaaggacgAATGAGGGATGAGATGATTAAGGAGCTGCGTTCTGATAAACTTCGTCTGCAGGAACAAGTGGTTCACTTGGAGGAACTCCTAAAGCTGAAGGCGGAGAAGGATGTACAATCTG ATGAGCAAATTAAGGAGGATGAAAATTGCCCACTGCCACCCATGGATAAATATCCAGATTGCAAGGAGAAATTGAAG TGGATGAAGAATATGTGGATGTCGGATTCTTGCTACAGCACTTATGGGGTTAACGGGTCCCTGTGTTCCTTCCTCATTTACCTCAGCGAG GTAGAGTCCTGGTGCCCTGTGCTTCCAGGTCGAGCGGTCACCTCAGGTCGTGCAGAGGACTCTAAG GGGGAGTCTGAACAAGCAGTGGTACGGACCAGTCTAAAAAGTCTGTATTCATCTCTGGAAAACAGAGCCCCGTTCCGCTGGATTTACCAGAGAATTCAAAGTATGGAAGAGGTCTGGGTCGAGGCTGGTCGCTCTCTTTCAGCCAAATACAACATCACACATCGGAAGGCCAAACGG ATCCTGGTGCACCCTGGTGCGGTGACAGATGAAGCTGGTCTCAAAATAGCTTATACCGCATTTAATGGAGGCCCTCTTGGGGAGCTAGTCCAGTGGAGTGACCTCATCTCCACGATTTACATCCTTGGCCACCATCTTCATCTTTCTGCCTCCATATCTGATCTCAAGGG TATTCTAGGGGTTAACACGGGTAGCTGCCCGCCTCATCAGTCAGCTGTGGAAGCAAACCTCATCTATACAGACATTATTGGCCTTCGACAGATTCAGTCAGTACTTCAGACGTCCTGGATCAAATATAA GTGTATGATTCGTGTGCTGGACTCTTTTGGCACTGAGCCAGACTTCAATCATGCAGCCTGGGCCCAAAAGCACAACCTTAAAAGTCCGTTTGGTGGCTTCAACCTGATCCCAATGCAGTTCTACACCATGTTCC CTCATACTCCAGACAACACTTTCCTGGGCTTTGTTGTGCAGCACCAGCTGAGCTCTGAAGAAACTCAGCAGCTCAAGGCTGTCAAGAGACAAAACCAGGCTCTTGTGTACGGCAAGAGTGCCAAGTTTTGGGAG GGTAAATGGGCTTATCTGGACACGATTCACAAGTACATGGAAATCCACGGGACTGTTGATGGCAGTGCCCAGATCCCGAACTATGTGAAAAACCACGGCATTGTCACAGGAACCGAGGTCCAGGCCCTGTTGAGACAGAGCAAG GTCTTTGTGGGGTTGTCGTTCCCATATGAAGGCCCCGCCCCTCTGGAGGCTTTAGCCAATGGCTGTGTTTTCCTGAACCCCCGGTTACACCCTCCACAGAGCAGCCTGAACTCAGAGTTCTTCAGCAGAAAGCCCAACATCAGAGAG GTAACATCTCAGCATCCTTATGCCGAGGCTATCAGAGAGCCCTATGTATGGATGGTAGACATGCACAACTCCACAGATGTAGAGAGAGTGCTCACTGCTATCCTCAATCAAAGT ATTGAGCCTTATATTCCATATGAGTTTACTTGCGAAGGAATGCTCCAGAGAGTCAACATCCTGATTGAAAAACAG GAGTTCTGCCATAGCACAGGCAGGTGGCCCCCTCCGAGCGCGCTCCAGGTTGTAAAGGCAGAGGTGGGCACTTCCTGCAAAGAGGCATGCCAGAGAGCAGGACTGATCTGTGAACCTGCATTCTTCCCAGAACTTAATAGTCTTAAAAATATTTCCCA cTACGGCGTGGACTGTCAAACGTCAGAGTTCTCTGACAGTCATGTGGTGCTCCCAGCCTACAACATTCAGAAACACTGTCTGTTCCAGTCTGATCCCCTGCTTTTCAGCTGTGTGAGATCGGATGAATCGCTAATTCGCATCTGCCCCTGTAGAGACTACATTAAAGACCAGATAGCTTTATGCAAGGCTTGCATTTAG
- the LOC113173059 gene encoding alpha-1,6-mannosylglycoprotein 6-beta-N-acetylglucosaminyltransferase A-like isoform X1 produces the protein MKKLKHAPQRTVYVLLGIGFIWCLTYFVLSNTDQKGISVTLHNKLRQHGKERVETNRAEEIMKRIVKFADDLLNVVESSDDFSSLFPLKDYKEELQALQIKMEAEKEKGRMRDEMIKELRSDKLRLQEQVVHLEELLKLKAEKDVQSDEQIKEDENCPLPPMDKYPDCKEKLKWMKNMWMSDSCYSTYGVNGSLCSFLIYLSEVESWCPVLPGRAVTSGRAEDSKGESEQAVVRTSLKSLYSSLENRAPFRWIYQRIQSMEEVWVEAGRSLSAKYNITHRKAKRILVHPGAVTDEAGLKIAYTAFNGGPLGELVQWSDLISTIYILGHHLHLSASISDLKGILGVNTGSCPPHQSAVEANLIYTDIIGLRQIQSVLQTSWIKYKCMIRVLDSFGTEPDFNHAAWAQKHNLKSPFGGFNLIPMQFYTMFPHTPDNTFLGFVVQHQLSSEETQQLKAVKRQNQALVYGKSAKFWEGKWAYLDTIHKYMEIHGTVDGSAQIPNYVKNHGIVTGTEVQALLRQSKVFVGLSFPYEGPAPLEALANGCVFLNPRLHPPQSSLNSEFFSRKPNIREVTSQHPYAEAIREPYVWMVDMHNSTDVERVLTAILNQSIEPYIPYEFTCEGMLQRVNILIEKQEFCHSTGRWPPPSALQVVKAEVGTSCKEACQRAGLICEPAFFPELNSLKNISHYGVDCQTSEFSDSHVVLPAYNIQKHCLFQSDPLLFSCVRSDESLIRICPCRDYIKDQIALCKACI, from the exons ATGAAAAAACTGAAGCACGCCCCGCAGAGGACTGTGTATGTGCTGCTGGGTATTGGCTTCATCTGGTGTCTGACATATTTTGTCCTG AGCAACACTGACCAGAAGGGCATAAGTGTGACCCTTCACAACAAACTGAGGCAGCATGGCAAAGAGAGGGTAGAAACAAACAGGGCTGAAG AAATAATGAAGCGTATTGTGAAGTTTGCGGATGATCTTCTAAACGTTGTAGAATCTTCTGATGATT tctccTCTCTATTTCCTTTGAAGGACTACAAAGAAGAACTACAGGCACTCCAGATTAAAATGGaggctgagaaagagaaaggacgAATGAGGGATGAGATGATTAAGGAGCTGCGTTCTGATAAACTTCGTCTGCAGGAACAAGTGGTTCACTTGGAGGAACTCCTAAAGCTGAAGGCGGAGAAGGATGTACAATCTG ATGAGCAAATTAAGGAGGATGAAAATTGCCCACTGCCACCCATGGATAAATATCCAGATTGCAAGGAGAAATTGAAG TGGATGAAGAATATGTGGATGTCGGATTCTTGCTACAGCACTTATGGGGTTAACGGGTCCCTGTGTTCCTTCCTCATTTACCTCAGCGAG GTAGAGTCCTGGTGCCCTGTGCTTCCAGGTCGAGCGGTCACCTCAGGTCGTGCAGAGGACTCTAAG GGGGAGTCTGAACAAGCAGTGGTACGGACCAGTCTAAAAAGTCTGTATTCATCTCTGGAAAACAGAGCCCCGTTCCGCTGGATTTACCAGAGAATTCAAAGTATGGAAGAGGTCTGGGTCGAGGCTGGTCGCTCTCTTTCAGCCAAATACAACATCACACATCGGAAGGCCAAACGG ATCCTGGTGCACCCTGGTGCGGTGACAGATGAAGCTGGTCTCAAAATAGCTTATACCGCATTTAATGGAGGCCCTCTTGGGGAGCTAGTCCAGTGGAGTGACCTCATCTCCACGATTTACATCCTTGGCCACCATCTTCATCTTTCTGCCTCCATATCTGATCTCAAGGG TATTCTAGGGGTTAACACGGGTAGCTGCCCGCCTCATCAGTCAGCTGTGGAAGCAAACCTCATCTATACAGACATTATTGGCCTTCGACAGATTCAGTCAGTACTTCAGACGTCCTGGATCAAATATAA GTGTATGATTCGTGTGCTGGACTCTTTTGGCACTGAGCCAGACTTCAATCATGCAGCCTGGGCCCAAAAGCACAACCTTAAAAGTCCGTTTGGTGGCTTCAACCTGATCCCAATGCAGTTCTACACCATGTTCC CTCATACTCCAGACAACACTTTCCTGGGCTTTGTTGTGCAGCACCAGCTGAGCTCTGAAGAAACTCAGCAGCTCAAGGCTGTCAAGAGACAAAACCAGGCTCTTGTGTACGGCAAGAGTGCCAAGTTTTGGGAG GGTAAATGGGCTTATCTGGACACGATTCACAAGTACATGGAAATCCACGGGACTGTTGATGGCAGTGCCCAGATCCCGAACTATGTGAAAAACCACGGCATTGTCACAGGAACCGAGGTCCAGGCCCTGTTGAGACAGAGCAAG GTCTTTGTGGGGTTGTCGTTCCCATATGAAGGCCCCGCCCCTCTGGAGGCTTTAGCCAATGGCTGTGTTTTCCTGAACCCCCGGTTACACCCTCCACAGAGCAGCCTGAACTCAGAGTTCTTCAGCAGAAAGCCCAACATCAGAGAG GTAACATCTCAGCATCCTTATGCCGAGGCTATCAGAGAGCCCTATGTATGGATGGTAGACATGCACAACTCCACAGATGTAGAGAGAGTGCTCACTGCTATCCTCAATCAAAGT ATTGAGCCTTATATTCCATATGAGTTTACTTGCGAAGGAATGCTCCAGAGAGTCAACATCCTGATTGAAAAACAG GAGTTCTGCCATAGCACAGGCAGGTGGCCCCCTCCGAGCGCGCTCCAGGTTGTAAAGGCAGAGGTGGGCACTTCCTGCAAAGAGGCATGCCAGAGAGCAGGACTGATCTGTGAACCTGCATTCTTCCCAGAACTTAATAGTCTTAAAAATATTTCCCA cTACGGCGTGGACTGTCAAACGTCAGAGTTCTCTGACAGTCATGTGGTGCTCCCAGCCTACAACATTCAGAAACACTGTCTGTTCCAGTCTGATCCCCTGCTTTTCAGCTGTGTGAGATCGGATGAATCGCTAATTCGCATCTGCCCCTGTAGAGACTACATTAAAGACCAGATAGCTTTATGCAAGGCTTGCATTTAG